Proteins encoded by one window of Halorubrum ruber:
- the sufU gene encoding Fe-S cluster assembly sulfur transfer protein SufU, giving the protein MGLGSDMYRQQILDHYKNPRNYGELEDPDFTHVGENPSCGDTIRMDVQLDDDEETVEAVRFTGDGCAISMASASMLSERLHGMPVDELDALDTDDVTEMLGVDISPMRVKCAVLGRQVAQDGAKIHRGELDPDEDRTVTEE; this is encoded by the coding sequence ATGGGACTGGGCTCGGACATGTACCGACAGCAGATCCTCGACCACTACAAAAACCCGCGCAACTACGGGGAACTCGAGGATCCGGACTTCACGCACGTCGGCGAGAACCCCTCCTGCGGCGACACGATCCGGATGGACGTCCAACTCGACGACGACGAGGAGACGGTCGAGGCGGTGCGGTTCACCGGGGACGGCTGCGCCATCTCGATGGCCTCCGCGAGCATGCTCTCCGAGCGGCTCCACGGGATGCCCGTCGACGAGCTCGACGCGCTCGACACCGACGACGTCACCGAAATGCTCGGCGTCGACATCTCGCCGATGCGCGTCAAGTGCGCGGTGTTGGGGCGACAGGTCGCGCAGGACGGCGCGAAGATCCACCGCGGCGAGCTCGACCCGGACGAGGACCGCACGGTCACCGAGGAGTAG
- a CDS encoding Sjogren's syndrome/scleroderma autoantigen 1 family protein, giving the protein MSDGFDKEAEREKLREKFADDEKKREHTQQMSELLLKGATMTNRHCGECGDPIFRYDGREFCPTCGNEAGGAAEADEAPAEVSGNSAEADGTSADVGDAPAVESGTSADADAESVDAAADNGAVDAGANEPVRSQSPPSTAAPQGSTPSQEPAPSQESARSEDSASPRTSSPQRSAPQQSVPSRSAADAEGVDAARASLTRTLTRFARAAEETDDPRRARDHLEAAREAAEALAALNR; this is encoded by the coding sequence ATGAGCGACGGCTTCGACAAGGAGGCGGAACGAGAGAAGCTCCGCGAGAAGTTCGCGGACGACGAGAAGAAGCGCGAGCACACCCAACAGATGTCTGAACTCCTCCTGAAGGGCGCGACGATGACGAACCGCCACTGCGGGGAGTGCGGCGACCCCATCTTCCGGTACGACGGCCGCGAGTTCTGTCCCACCTGCGGGAACGAGGCCGGGGGCGCGGCCGAGGCGGACGAGGCTCCGGCCGAGGTAAGTGGGAATTCGGCCGAGGCGGACGGGACTTCGGCCGACGTGGGCGACGCTCCCGCCGTCGAGTCCGGAACATCGGCTGACGCGGACGCCGAGAGCGTCGACGCCGCGGCCGACAACGGCGCGGTCGACGCCGGCGCGAACGAACCGGTCCGGTCGCAGTCGCCCCCGTCAACCGCGGCCCCGCAGGGATCGACACCGTCGCAGGAGCCGGCGCCCTCGCAGGAGTCGGCGCGCTCGGAGGACTCGGCGTCGCCACGGACGTCGTCGCCGCAGCGGTCCGCGCCGCAGCAGTCGGTCCCGTCGCGGTCGGCCGCCGACGCCGAGGGCGTTGACGCCGCCCGCGCGTCACTGACGCGGACGCTGACGCGGTTCGCTCGGGCGGCCGAGGAGACCGATGACCCGCGGCGCGCCCGAGACCACCTCGAAGCGGCCCGCGAGGCGGCCGAGGCGCTCGCGGCGCTGAATCGGTAA
- the glmM gene encoding phosphoglucosamine mutase, whose translation MELFGSSGIRGVALRYLTPALVLDIAKAAGTVWDADRVAVARDTRTTGELFANAAASGLAAVGCDVDRLGVVPTPAVGNYCESAGVPAVLVTASHNPPEFNGIKLVGDDGVELSVDVLERIERRVLDDEYDHADWRAAGATTPVEGAVDDYVDQLIDAVDREAIADADLTVAVDPGHGAASVASPRIYRELGCEVLTVNATPDGHFPGRDSEPVPENLGDLSRLVATSDADVGIAHDGDADRAVFVDEDGEFVDGDTSFAALADACLEPGDAVVSAVNVSQRLVDVCADNDADLELTPIGATNIITRTRELHEEGVNVPVAGEGNGGVFFPPYRLSRDGAYIGARFLELLADADGAPVSEVVAPYSDYHFVRANVEYEGDDERDELLSAARAYVETADAEPNTTDGYRLDYGDAWVLVRPSGTEPKIRIYAESADAERAERLAQDMRVAVESGR comes from the coding sequence ATGGAGCTGTTCGGATCGAGCGGCATCCGTGGGGTCGCGCTGCGGTACCTCACGCCCGCGCTCGTCCTCGACATCGCGAAGGCGGCGGGGACGGTGTGGGACGCCGACCGCGTCGCCGTCGCGCGCGACACGCGGACCACCGGCGAGCTGTTCGCCAACGCGGCCGCGAGCGGGCTCGCCGCGGTCGGCTGCGACGTCGACCGGCTCGGCGTCGTCCCCACGCCCGCGGTCGGCAACTACTGCGAGTCGGCGGGCGTGCCCGCCGTCCTCGTCACCGCCTCGCACAACCCGCCGGAGTTCAACGGGATCAAGCTCGTCGGCGACGACGGCGTCGAGCTCTCTGTCGACGTGTTAGAGCGGATCGAGCGGCGCGTCCTCGACGACGAGTACGACCACGCTGACTGGCGGGCGGCGGGCGCGACGACGCCGGTCGAGGGCGCCGTCGACGACTACGTCGACCAGCTGATCGACGCGGTCGACCGCGAGGCGATCGCCGACGCCGACCTCACGGTCGCGGTCGACCCCGGTCACGGCGCGGCCTCGGTCGCGTCGCCTCGGATCTACCGCGAGCTCGGCTGCGAGGTGCTGACCGTCAACGCGACGCCCGACGGCCACTTCCCGGGCCGCGACTCCGAGCCGGTCCCGGAGAACCTCGGGGACCTCTCGCGGCTGGTCGCGACCTCCGACGCCGACGTGGGAATCGCGCACGACGGCGACGCGGACCGCGCGGTCTTCGTCGACGAGGACGGCGAGTTCGTCGACGGCGACACCTCCTTCGCGGCGCTGGCGGACGCCTGTCTCGAACCGGGCGACGCGGTCGTCAGCGCGGTCAACGTCTCCCAGCGGCTCGTCGACGTCTGCGCCGACAACGACGCCGACCTCGAACTGACGCCCATCGGCGCGACGAACATCATCACCCGCACCCGCGAGCTCCACGAGGAGGGGGTCAACGTCCCGGTCGCGGGCGAGGGCAACGGCGGCGTCTTCTTCCCGCCGTACCGGCTCTCGCGGGACGGCGCATACATCGGCGCGCGGTTCCTCGAACTGCTCGCCGACGCCGACGGCGCGCCCGTCAGCGAGGTCGTCGCGCCGTACAGCGACTACCACTTCGTGCGGGCGAACGTGGAGTACGAGGGCGACGACGAGCGCGACGAGCTGCTCTCGGCCGCCCGCGCGTACGTCGAGACCGCCGACGCGGAGCCGAACACGACCGACGGCTACCGCCTCGACTACGGCGACGCGTGGGTGCTCGTCCGCCCCTCCGGCACCGAGCCGAAGATCCGGATCTACGCCGAGTCCGCCGACGCCGAGCGCGCCGAGCGGCTCGCCCAAGACATGCGCGTCGCCGTCGAGAGCGGGCGATAG
- a CDS encoding DUF6517 family protein, which yields MDHTRRDALAGGALALSVATAGCLDFAAGDGPQGPEGTPATLTCEDEEFVRLDRPFEASVTETLVETAETTVELSTEGTTETYGQSLRLVLRNTGDAPTPTLGEAAYSLQRETGEGWLDVRGSTTGEAVELPRSESSLDTSSAYSWDITLTESGVADAVDSVDLSVCPPLGPGTYRFVYWGLVDAPPIGAEFELVG from the coding sequence ATGGACCACACGCGACGCGACGCGCTCGCCGGGGGCGCGCTCGCCCTCTCGGTCGCGACGGCGGGCTGCCTCGACTTCGCCGCGGGCGACGGGCCGCAGGGCCCCGAGGGGACGCCGGCGACGCTGACCTGCGAGGACGAGGAGTTCGTCCGCCTCGATCGGCCGTTCGAGGCGTCGGTCACCGAGACCCTCGTCGAGACGGCGGAGACGACCGTGGAGCTCTCCACCGAGGGGACGACCGAGACGTACGGCCAGTCGCTCCGGCTCGTCCTCCGCAACACCGGCGACGCCCCGACCCCCACGCTCGGCGAGGCCGCGTACTCGCTCCAGCGCGAGACGGGCGAGGGGTGGCTCGACGTCCGCGGCTCGACGACGGGCGAGGCGGTCGAGCTACCGCGGAGCGAGTCGTCGCTGGACACGAGCTCGGCGTACTCCTGGGATATCACGCTGACCGAGTCGGGGGTCGCCGACGCCGTCGACAGCGTCGACCTGTCGGTCTGCCCGCCGCTCGGTCCCGGGACCTACCGGTTCGTCTACTGGGGGCTCGTCGACGCGCCGCCGATCGGCGCGGAGTTCGAATTAGTCGGGTGA
- a CDS encoding DUF7504 family protein — protein MTALPDAVRGADSVLISGPPMSGKYDLFNRLLAAWSDGPVVISTGRTAEKVRADYEELTGGDGDDVVVIDCVTHEQGDKREDTPTTKYVASAGNLTDIGIKFTDVVESSAGRDRAVGVYSLSQLLMYWDPERIYRFTRVMTSQTSGEGWPFVGVVGSTAHDEQVVHTLHEPFELVVETRVDDDDREFRVRGRVGQPSDWQSF, from the coding sequence ATGACCGCGCTTCCCGACGCTGTCCGCGGTGCCGACAGCGTCCTCATCAGCGGTCCCCCGATGAGCGGGAAGTACGACCTGTTCAACCGGCTGCTCGCGGCGTGGTCCGACGGCCCGGTCGTCATCTCGACGGGCCGGACCGCGGAGAAGGTCCGCGCCGACTACGAGGAGTTGACGGGCGGCGACGGCGACGACGTCGTCGTCATCGACTGCGTCACCCACGAGCAGGGCGACAAGCGCGAGGACACGCCGACGACGAAGTACGTCGCCAGCGCGGGCAACCTCACCGACATCGGGATCAAGTTCACCGACGTCGTCGAGTCCTCCGCCGGGCGCGACCGCGCGGTCGGCGTCTACTCGCTCTCGCAGCTGCTGATGTACTGGGATCCCGAGCGCATCTACCGGTTCACCCGCGTGATGACCTCCCAGACCTCCGGCGAGGGGTGGCCGTTCGTCGGCGTCGTCGGCTCGACCGCCCACGACGAGCAGGTCGTCCACACCCTCCACGAGCCGTTCGAGCTCGTCGTCGAGACGCGCGTCGACGACGACGACAGGGAGTTCCGGGTCCGCGGCCGCGTCGGCCAGCCCTCCGACTGGCAGTCGTTCTGA